A portion of the Bradyrhizobium diazoefficiens genome contains these proteins:
- a CDS encoding replication-associated recombination protein A, translating to MSPKRPRETPTLFAAAGLDHDAPHPLPDRLRPRALSEVVGQDHILGPDGALTRMLETRTLGSLVFWGPPGTGKTTVARLLADATDLHFEQISAVFSGVADLKKAFDAARARREMGKGTLLFVDEVHRFNRAQQDSFLPVMEDGTVVMVGATTENPSFELNAALLSRARVLVFRSLDAAAIEKLFAHAEEVEGRKLPLDAEARAVLVRMADGDGRAALTLAEEVWRSARADEIFNAAQLQEILQRRAPIYDKSADGHYNLISALHKSVRGSDPDAALYYLARMLDAGEDPLFLARRVVRMAVEDIGLADPQALVIANAAKDAFDFLGHPEGELAIAQAVVYLATAPKSNAVYAAFGTAMQVAKQAGSLLPPKHILNSPTKLMKSEGYGAAYEYDHDAPDAFSGQDYFPEALGRQTFYDPPERGFEREIRKRLDYWAKLRKERGGSR from the coding sequence ATGAGTCCGAAGCGACCACGGGAGACGCCAACTCTCTTTGCCGCGGCAGGGCTCGATCACGACGCTCCGCATCCGCTGCCGGACCGGCTGCGGCCGCGTGCGCTGTCGGAGGTCGTCGGCCAGGATCACATCCTCGGCCCCGACGGCGCGCTGACGCGCATGCTGGAGACGCGTACGCTCGGCTCGCTGGTGTTCTGGGGGCCGCCGGGCACCGGCAAGACCACGGTGGCGCGGCTGCTGGCGGATGCGACCGATCTGCATTTCGAGCAGATCTCTGCGGTGTTCTCCGGCGTCGCCGACCTGAAGAAGGCCTTTGACGCCGCGCGGGCCCGCCGCGAGATGGGCAAGGGCACGCTGCTGTTCGTCGACGAGGTTCATCGCTTCAATCGGGCCCAGCAGGATTCGTTTCTGCCTGTCATGGAAGACGGCACAGTGGTGATGGTCGGTGCCACCACCGAAAACCCGTCCTTCGAGCTCAACGCGGCGCTTTTGTCCCGCGCACGCGTGCTGGTGTTTCGCTCGCTCGATGCCGCCGCGATCGAAAAGCTGTTCGCGCATGCCGAGGAGGTCGAGGGCCGCAAGCTGCCGCTCGATGCGGAAGCGCGTGCCGTGCTGGTGCGCATGGCCGATGGCGATGGCAGGGCCGCGCTGACGCTCGCCGAAGAGGTCTGGCGCTCGGCGCGGGCCGACGAGATATTCAACGCGGCGCAGTTGCAAGAGATTCTACAACGCCGCGCGCCGATCTACGACAAATCCGCCGATGGCCATTACAACCTGATCTCGGCGCTGCATAAGTCGGTGCGTGGCTCCGATCCGGATGCCGCGCTGTATTACCTCGCGCGCATGCTGGACGCCGGCGAGGATCCGCTGTTCCTGGCGCGCCGCGTCGTGCGCATGGCGGTGGAGGATATTGGGCTCGCCGATCCGCAGGCGCTCGTCATCGCCAATGCGGCGAAGGACGCCTTCGACTTCCTCGGTCATCCCGAAGGCGAGCTCGCCATCGCGCAGGCGGTGGTCTATCTCGCCACGGCGCCGAAATCGAATGCGGTCTACGCCGCTTTCGGCACGGCGATGCAGGTTGCAAAACAGGCCGGCTCGCTGCTGCCGCCCAAGCACATCCTCAATTCCCCGACCAAGCTGATGAAGTCGGAAGGCTACGGCGCAGCCTACGAATACGATCACGACGCGCCCGACGCCTTCTCCGGCCAGGACTACTTTCCGGAAGCCCTGGGCCGCCAGACCTTCTACGACCCGCCCGAGCGCGGTTTCGAGCGCGAGATCCGGAAGCGTTTGGATTACTGGGCGAAGCTGCGCAAGGAGCGGGGTGGTTCGCGCTAG